The Cucumis melo cultivar AY chromosome 5, USDA_Cmelo_AY_1.0, whole genome shotgun sequence genome has a segment encoding these proteins:
- the LOC103496893 gene encoding pentatricopeptide repeat-containing protein At1g73400, mitochondrial isoform X1, translating into MNRISKTLLQFRNHFPSSFRTINGRLSSVSPSILPLLYYPPKFSVSIPSFSGSITFLVRFNSQFVRSGSYCTLTEVEGEESSETNADKLHRAIVDNSYAHHDMDGALDQVGVYLTTDLVAEILHRLRFDEKLAFRFFTWAARQENYSHEPRVYNEMIDILSSTRYKVKQFRIVCDLLDYMKRNDKNTVPVEVLFGILRNYTDKYLTSLQKFAKKKKIRVKRQPEINAFNLLLDALCKCSLVEDAEALLRRVKKTLKPDANTYNIMFFGWCRVRNPGRGIRVLEEMIELGYEPDNFTYNTAIASFCKAGMLKEACEFFEFMRTKGSTLSSPTAKTYAIMIVALVNNGRMEECFKYLDYMVKSGCLPDVSTYKELIEGICVAGKVQEAYMFLEEMGKKGYPPDIVTYNCFLKVLCDNKMSDDALRHCDRMIEVGCLPSVQTYNMLISMFFEMNDHNGAFQVWYEMDRNGCTRDVDSYCIMIEGLFGCNKVGDACLLLEEVVNKGMKLPFRKFDSFLMQLSVNGNLKAIHRLSEHMRKFYNRAMARRFSLNQKRMSMSLRGK; encoded by the coding sequence ATGAATCGGATTTCCAAAACCTTGCTTCAATTCCGTAATCATTTTCCTTCATCATTCCGCACCATCAATGGTCGTTTATCGTCTGTAAGTCCTTCTATTTTACCACTTCTATATTACCCTCCCAAGTTCTCGGTTTCCATTCCTTCCTTCTCGGGTTCGATCACATTTTTAGTCCGTTTTAATTCACAATTTGTTCGATCAGGATCTTACTGTACTCTCACTGAAGTTGAAGGCGAAGAAAGTTCAGAAACCAATGCGGATAAGTTACACAGAGCTATTGTGGATAATTCTTACGCACATCATGATATGGATGGTGCCCTTGATCAGGTGGGCGTCTATTTGACTACGGATTTAGTTGCAGAGATTCTCCATAGGCTTCGTTTTGATGAGAAATTAGCGTTTAGATTCTTTACATGGGCTGCGCGTCAAGAAAACTATTCCCATGAGCCTCGGGTTTATAATGAAATGATTGATATACTCTCTAGCACTAGGTATAAGGTCAAGCAGTTTCGAATTGTTTGTGACCTTCTTGATTATATGAAGAGAAATGACAAGAATACTGTTCCTGTTGAGGTTCTATTTGGGATTTTGAGGAACTATACAGACAAGTATTTGACTTCTTTGCAAAAGtttgcaaagaagaagaagataagagTGAAGAGACAGCCAGAAATAAATGCCTTCAATTTGTTATTGGACGCTTTGTGTAAATGTAGTCTGGTTGAGGATGCTGAAGCTTTGCTTAGGAGGGTGAAGAAGACACTGAAGCCGGATGCGAACACTTATAATATAATGTTTTTTGGTTGGTGTAGAGTTAGGAACCCGGGAAGAGGGATTAGGGTATTGGAAGAGATGATTGAACTCGGTTACGAACCTGATAATTTTACTTATAACACAGCTATTGCATCCTTCTGCAAAGCAGGGATGTTGAAGGAAGCATGTGAATTCTTTGAGTTCATGAGAACAAAAGGTTCTACCTTGTCTTCACCCACAGCAAAGACTTATGCAATCATGATTGTGGCTCTTGTTAATAATGGTAGAATGGAAGAATGCTTCAAGTATCTGGATTACATGGTAAAAAGTGGTTGCCTTCCTGATGTTTCTACATATAAGGAACTGATTGAAGGGATATGCGTGGCTGGAAAGGTCCAGGAAGCTTACATGTTTTTGGAAGAGATGGGAAAGAAAGGTTACCCTCCTGATATAGTTACTTATAATTGTTTCCTCAAGGTTCTCTGTGATAATAAAATGAGTGATGATGCACTCAGGCATTGCGatagaatgattgaagttggTTGCTTACCCAGTGTACAGACTTACAACATGTTGATTTCTATGTTTTTTGAGATGAACGATCATAATGGAGCTTTTCAGGTTTGGTATGAAATGGATAGGAATGGTTGCACTCGGGATGTTGATTCATACTGTATAATGATTGAAGGGCTTTTTGGTTGCAATAAAGTTGGTGATGCATGTCTCCTTTTAGAGGAAGTGGTAAACAAGGGAATGAAGCTCCCTTTCCGGAAGTTTGACTCATTTTTGATGCAGCTCTCAGTAAATGGTAATCTCAAAGCAATCCATCGGCTGTCTGAACACATGAGAAAGTTTTACAACCGTGCCATGGCCAGACGTTTTTCACTGAATCAAAAGCGGATGAGCATGAGTTTGAGAGGAAAGTAA
- the LOC103496893 gene encoding pentatricopeptide repeat-containing protein At1g73400, mitochondrial isoform X2, with translation MDGALDQVGVYLTTDLVAEILHRLRFDEKLAFRFFTWAARQENYSHEPRVYNEMIDILSSTRYKVKQFRIVCDLLDYMKRNDKNTVPVEVLFGILRNYTDKYLTSLQKFAKKKKIRVKRQPEINAFNLLLDALCKCSLVEDAEALLRRVKKTLKPDANTYNIMFFGWCRVRNPGRGIRVLEEMIELGYEPDNFTYNTAIASFCKAGMLKEACEFFEFMRTKGSTLSSPTAKTYAIMIVALVNNGRMEECFKYLDYMVKSGCLPDVSTYKELIEGICVAGKVQEAYMFLEEMGKKGYPPDIVTYNCFLKVLCDNKMSDDALRHCDRMIEVGCLPSVQTYNMLISMFFEMNDHNGAFQVWYEMDRNGCTRDVDSYCIMIEGLFGCNKVGDACLLLEEVVNKGMKLPFRKFDSFLMQLSVNGNLKAIHRLSEHMRKFYNRAMARRFSLNQKRMSMSLRGK, from the coding sequence ATGGATGGTGCCCTTGATCAGGTGGGCGTCTATTTGACTACGGATTTAGTTGCAGAGATTCTCCATAGGCTTCGTTTTGATGAGAAATTAGCGTTTAGATTCTTTACATGGGCTGCGCGTCAAGAAAACTATTCCCATGAGCCTCGGGTTTATAATGAAATGATTGATATACTCTCTAGCACTAGGTATAAGGTCAAGCAGTTTCGAATTGTTTGTGACCTTCTTGATTATATGAAGAGAAATGACAAGAATACTGTTCCTGTTGAGGTTCTATTTGGGATTTTGAGGAACTATACAGACAAGTATTTGACTTCTTTGCAAAAGtttgcaaagaagaagaagataagagTGAAGAGACAGCCAGAAATAAATGCCTTCAATTTGTTATTGGACGCTTTGTGTAAATGTAGTCTGGTTGAGGATGCTGAAGCTTTGCTTAGGAGGGTGAAGAAGACACTGAAGCCGGATGCGAACACTTATAATATAATGTTTTTTGGTTGGTGTAGAGTTAGGAACCCGGGAAGAGGGATTAGGGTATTGGAAGAGATGATTGAACTCGGTTACGAACCTGATAATTTTACTTATAACACAGCTATTGCATCCTTCTGCAAAGCAGGGATGTTGAAGGAAGCATGTGAATTCTTTGAGTTCATGAGAACAAAAGGTTCTACCTTGTCTTCACCCACAGCAAAGACTTATGCAATCATGATTGTGGCTCTTGTTAATAATGGTAGAATGGAAGAATGCTTCAAGTATCTGGATTACATGGTAAAAAGTGGTTGCCTTCCTGATGTTTCTACATATAAGGAACTGATTGAAGGGATATGCGTGGCTGGAAAGGTCCAGGAAGCTTACATGTTTTTGGAAGAGATGGGAAAGAAAGGTTACCCTCCTGATATAGTTACTTATAATTGTTTCCTCAAGGTTCTCTGTGATAATAAAATGAGTGATGATGCACTCAGGCATTGCGatagaatgattgaagttggTTGCTTACCCAGTGTACAGACTTACAACATGTTGATTTCTATGTTTTTTGAGATGAACGATCATAATGGAGCTTTTCAGGTTTGGTATGAAATGGATAGGAATGGTTGCACTCGGGATGTTGATTCATACTGTATAATGATTGAAGGGCTTTTTGGTTGCAATAAAGTTGGTGATGCATGTCTCCTTTTAGAGGAAGTGGTAAACAAGGGAATGAAGCTCCCTTTCCGGAAGTTTGACTCATTTTTGATGCAGCTCTCAGTAAATGGTAATCTCAAAGCAATCCATCGGCTGTCTGAACACATGAGAAAGTTTTACAACCGTGCCATGGCCAGACGTTTTTCACTGAATCAAAAGCGGATGAGCATGAGTTTGAGAGGAAAGTAA